A window from Cellulomonas sp. C5510 encodes these proteins:
- a CDS encoding HAD family hydrolase: MTQTSGPGAVLFDVDGTLVDSNFLHVHAWVEAFAAVGSPVDAWRVHRRIGMGSGRLLQELLGDDVDRLGDRVKQEHTERYAALAGLLRPFDGARELVRTLTDRGVRVVLATSAAPEEVERLREVLEVDDLVEITASQDVEEAKPEPELVEVALERAGVPADRAVFVGDSVWDVQASVRAGVPCVAVLSGGTSAAELLDAGAVAVHDDVAELLRELDGSALASVLR; this comes from the coding sequence ATGACGCAGACCTCCGGACCCGGCGCCGTCCTGTTCGACGTCGACGGCACGCTCGTCGACTCCAACTTCCTGCACGTGCACGCCTGGGTCGAGGCGTTCGCGGCTGTCGGGAGCCCGGTCGACGCGTGGCGCGTGCACCGGCGGATCGGCATGGGCTCCGGCCGGCTGCTGCAGGAGCTGCTCGGCGACGACGTCGACCGGCTCGGTGACCGCGTGAAGCAGGAGCACACGGAGCGCTACGCGGCGCTGGCCGGGCTGCTCCGCCCGTTCGACGGCGCCCGGGAGCTCGTCCGCACGCTCACGGACCGCGGCGTGCGCGTGGTGCTCGCGACGTCCGCGGCACCCGAGGAGGTCGAGCGGCTGCGCGAGGTGCTCGAGGTCGACGACCTCGTGGAGATCACCGCCTCGCAGGACGTCGAGGAGGCGAAGCCCGAGCCGGAGCTGGTCGAGGTGGCCCTCGAGCGTGCCGGCGTCCCCGCCGACCGGGCGGTGTTCGTCGGCGACTCGGTGTGGGACGTGCAGGCGTCCGTCCGCGCGGGCGTGCCGTGCGTGGCCGTCCTCAGCGGGGGGACCTCCGCGGCCGAGCTGCTCGACGCGGGCGCCGTCGCCGTCCACGACGACGTCGCCGAGCTGCTGCGGGAGCTCGACGGGAGCGCGCTGGCGTCCGTCCTGCGCTGA
- a CDS encoding DUF5926 family protein: MASASDVEFVLRPFEGLPGEPDWVALRELVPAATATARTVAEHGARDIVVTTVLPSGWSALHRADGVVLLALQTVGSSGDASRDLAAALLEALDAEPDTAVQQSGLPGPGPRLQDVLDLTVPFEVTVEDGFGYWIAPDTEMTPELKAAVEEADAGVVETHKVPGVEAAYWVRMGAREYLRWAQPHDEQQVVDGLARLHGRRESGFDGAKFIGYFRSNGLVVPVWELARGSEAEDVEAPLAAFAPVFEAALADTEPLDANARRARAGIVARQVTLR, from the coding sequence ATGGCCTCAGCATCCGACGTCGAGTTCGTCCTGCGCCCGTTCGAGGGTCTCCCCGGGGAGCCCGACTGGGTCGCCCTGCGCGAGCTCGTGCCCGCCGCGACCGCCACCGCCCGGACCGTCGCCGAGCACGGGGCGCGCGACATCGTGGTCACCACGGTCCTGCCGTCCGGCTGGTCCGCGCTGCACCGCGCCGACGGCGTGGTCCTGCTCGCGCTCCAGACCGTCGGGAGCTCCGGCGACGCCAGCCGCGACCTCGCCGCCGCGCTGCTCGAGGCGCTCGACGCCGAGCCCGACACCGCCGTCCAGCAGTCCGGCCTGCCCGGCCCCGGCCCGCGCCTCCAGGATGTGCTGGACCTGACCGTGCCCTTCGAGGTCACCGTCGAGGACGGCTTCGGCTACTGGATCGCGCCGGACACCGAGATGACGCCCGAGCTGAAGGCCGCCGTCGAGGAGGCCGACGCCGGAGTGGTCGAGACGCACAAGGTGCCGGGCGTCGAGGCCGCGTACTGGGTCCGCATGGGCGCGCGCGAGTACCTGCGCTGGGCCCAGCCGCACGACGAGCAGCAGGTCGTGGACGGCCTCGCCCGGCTGCACGGCCGCCGTGAGTCCGGCTTCGACGGTGCGAAGTTCATCGGGTACTTCCGCTCCAACGGCCTCGTCGTCCCCGTGTGGGAGCTCGCGCGCGGCTCGGAGGCGGAGGACGTCGAGGCACCGCTCGCTGCCTTCGCGCCCGTGTTCGAGGCGGCGCTCGCCGACACCGAGCCGCTCGACGCGAACGCCCGCCGCGCGCGTGCCGGCATCGTGGCCCGGCAGGTCACGCTCCGCTGA
- a CDS encoding VOC family protein, which yields MAHGDITHIDIPVDDVERAKGFYGALFGWQIQEYPGFEGYPMWQAPNKVSGGGLAPRSEGFDQPRSYVEVDSIDETLRRVTELGGRVVVPRSEIDATSWWAAFVDTEGNQVGLYEGSTGGGDAGS from the coding sequence ATGGCACACGGCGACATCACGCACATCGACATCCCGGTCGACGACGTGGAGCGGGCGAAGGGCTTCTACGGCGCGCTGTTCGGCTGGCAGATCCAGGAGTACCCCGGGTTCGAGGGCTACCCGATGTGGCAGGCCCCGAACAAGGTCAGCGGCGGCGGCCTCGCGCCGCGCAGCGAGGGGTTCGACCAGCCGCGGTCCTACGTCGAGGTCGACTCCATCGACGAGACGCTGCGCCGGGTCACCGAGCTCGGTGGGCGGGTCGTCGTGCCGCGCAGCGAGATCGACGCGACGAGCTGGTGGGCCGCGTTCGTCGACACGGAGGGCAACCAGGTCGGCCTGTACGAGGGCTCGACCGGCGGCGGCGACGCCGGGTCGTGA
- a CDS encoding AAA family ATPase produces MRADEREPVDAGAWFARVPAVAQVLRDGWDLGAATVLVGENGAGKSTLVEALAMAFGMGAEGGSTGARGVTRASESTLWRHLVLERGAGGSKRGFFLRAETMHGFFTYLEDNPSPADLAFHEMSHGESFLALAEDRMRGRGLYVLDEPESALSCTGSLALLAHLRRLVAGGAQVVLSTHSPVLASLPGARVWEVGEWGLRETPWEETDLVLSWQGFLAGPERYLRRLDTD; encoded by the coding sequence GTGCGTGCGGACGAGCGCGAGCCCGTCGACGCCGGGGCGTGGTTCGCCCGGGTTCCCGCGGTGGCGCAGGTGCTGCGGGACGGGTGGGACCTGGGGGCGGCGACCGTGCTGGTCGGGGAGAACGGCGCGGGCAAGTCGACGCTGGTCGAGGCGCTGGCGATGGCGTTCGGCATGGGCGCGGAGGGCGGGTCGACCGGCGCGCGGGGCGTCACGCGGGCGTCGGAGTCGACGCTGTGGCGGCACCTGGTGCTGGAGCGCGGCGCGGGCGGCTCGAAGCGGGGGTTCTTCCTGCGGGCCGAGACGATGCACGGGTTCTTCACCTACCTGGAGGACAACCCGTCGCCGGCCGACCTGGCGTTCCACGAGATGTCCCACGGCGAGTCGTTCCTGGCGCTCGCGGAGGACCGCATGCGTGGCCGCGGGCTGTACGTGCTGGACGAGCCGGAGTCGGCGCTGTCGTGCACCGGCTCGCTGGCGCTGCTCGCGCACCTGCGCCGGCTGGTGGCCGGAGGTGCGCAGGTGGTGCTGTCGACGCACTCACCGGTGCTGGCGTCCTTGCCGGGCGCGCGCGTCTGGGAGGTCGGGGAGTGGGGCCTGCGGGAGACGCCGTGGGAGGAGACGGACCTGGTGCTGTCGTGGCAGGGCTTCCTCGCCGGGCCGGAACGCTACCTGCGACGGCTCGACACGGACTGA
- a CDS encoding GNAT family N-acetyltransferase, with product MADVDVRDVPEQHRFEAVGADGAVLGVAEYESRPGVVVFTHTEVDPRQEGHGIGSALVRAALDRVREAGDRIEPACPFVRAFVAEHPDYADMVVGAGG from the coding sequence ATGGCGGACGTGGACGTGCGGGACGTGCCGGAGCAGCACCGGTTCGAGGCGGTGGGCGCCGACGGCGCGGTGCTGGGTGTCGCGGAGTACGAGAGCCGGCCCGGCGTCGTGGTGTTCACGCACACCGAGGTCGACCCCCGGCAGGAGGGGCACGGGATCGGGTCCGCGCTGGTCCGTGCCGCCCTCGACCGGGTCCGTGAGGCGGGCGACCGGATCGAGCCGGCGTGCCCCTTCGTGCGGGCGTTCGTCGCCGAGCACCCGGACTACGCGGACATGGTCGTCGGCGCCGGGGGCTGA
- a CDS encoding MFS transporter — MLGTYRDVLDRPGALAFSGAGVIARLPMSMVGIGIILMIESLHGSYRLAGAVSAAYVLAQAVCSPQLARLVDQHGQARVMRPALTVSAVALVALVLCATLDAPVWTLYATAVLVGATIGSFGALVRARWSHVLSDPRSLHTAYSLESALDELVFVVGPILATTLATAVAPSAGLVVPVVGMVLGGYWFLAQRRTEPPPHGRRPVGPDGVRARRVSVMRSGGMVVLAVVFVAMGSIFGATDVSTVAFAEEAGRQALAGVVLAVFACGSMISGLLYGARHWVTPLWRRFAIGMVALAVGVSLFVLVSSMTMLAVVMFVVGFAIAPTLVNGNGLVQHFVARERLTEGLTWVGTSLGVGVSLGSWVAGSMIDRQGSHGGYLVVVGSAALAVVAVLASLRTLRAGNPDARVPAGGGPDDPPAGDGTRHAGTGPGAGDPHDDGAGPGAGAAGDTAGPGAPEPAVPPDRSAPTTLPVPMDVPGTERLAPVADDTTTG, encoded by the coding sequence GTGCTGGGGACCTACCGCGACGTGCTGGACCGGCCCGGCGCCCTGGCGTTCTCCGGTGCGGGCGTCATCGCCCGGCTCCCGATGTCCATGGTCGGCATCGGCATCATCCTGATGATCGAGTCCCTGCACGGCTCGTACCGGCTGGCGGGCGCCGTCTCGGCCGCCTACGTGCTCGCCCAGGCGGTGTGCTCCCCGCAGCTCGCCCGCCTCGTCGACCAGCACGGCCAGGCGCGCGTCATGCGCCCCGCGCTGACGGTGTCCGCCGTCGCGCTCGTCGCCCTCGTGCTCTGCGCGACGCTCGACGCGCCGGTGTGGACGCTCTACGCGACGGCTGTCCTCGTCGGTGCCACGATCGGCTCGTTCGGCGCGCTCGTCCGGGCACGGTGGTCGCACGTGCTGTCGGACCCGCGTTCCCTGCACACCGCGTACTCGCTCGAGTCCGCGCTCGACGAGCTCGTGTTCGTGGTCGGCCCGATCCTCGCGACCACGCTGGCGACCGCCGTCGCCCCGTCCGCGGGCCTCGTGGTGCCGGTCGTCGGGATGGTGCTCGGCGGGTACTGGTTCCTCGCCCAGCGCCGGACGGAGCCGCCGCCGCACGGCCGGCGTCCCGTGGGCCCCGACGGGGTGCGCGCGCGTCGGGTGTCCGTCATGCGCTCCGGCGGGATGGTCGTGCTCGCCGTCGTGTTCGTCGCGATGGGGTCGATCTTCGGCGCGACCGACGTGAGCACCGTCGCGTTCGCGGAGGAGGCGGGGCGCCAGGCGCTCGCCGGTGTGGTCCTCGCCGTGTTCGCGTGCGGCTCGATGATCTCCGGCCTGCTCTACGGCGCGCGGCACTGGGTCACGCCGCTGTGGCGCCGGTTCGCCATCGGGATGGTCGCGCTGGCGGTCGGTGTGTCGCTGTTCGTGCTGGTGAGCTCGATGACGATGCTCGCCGTCGTCATGTTCGTCGTCGGGTTCGCGATCGCCCCGACGCTGGTGAACGGCAACGGGCTCGTGCAGCACTTCGTCGCACGGGAGCGGCTCACCGAGGGGCTCACCTGGGTCGGTACGTCGCTGGGCGTCGGCGTCTCGCTGGGTTCGTGGGTGGCGGGGTCGATGATCGACCGCCAGGGGTCGCACGGTGGCTACCTGGTCGTCGTGGGCTCCGCGGCGCTCGCCGTGGTGGCCGTCCTCGCGTCCCTGCGCACCCTGCGGGCCGGCAACCCCGACGCGCGGGTCCCGGCCGGCGGGGGACCGGACGACCCGCCCGCCGGCGACGGCACCCGCCACGCCGGGACGGGACCCGGCGCGGGCGACCCCCACGACGACGGCGCGGGTCCGGGGGCCGGCGCGGCTGGCGACACCGCCGGCCCGGGCGCTCCGGAGCCCGCCGTCCCTCCCGACCGGTCCGCCCCGACGACGCTGCCCGTCCCGATGGACGTCCCCGGGACGGAGCGGCTCGCTCCGGTCGCGGACGACACCACCACCGGCTGA
- a CDS encoding SCO7613 C-terminal domain-containing membrane protein encodes MARLFALAGAGLVAAAFVVLAFFLLGDAPAARVVVLLLTTAGAAGGALALRRAGVVGSAEAVGGLTAALAVVDAWVVSALAGGRAQPLVLGFLLLAVGIGLPAAGVAARIRSWTVAVLVLPAVPLCAAAAVGGGWAWHTGLLAAALVTLVRVPYRRALAQRLAVRGVVVDGVLVALAAVLLLAALAVAPELPTAEGWPAGGLATGLLLAAVVATVQARAGQATPWTTAAGALAVLAASAAPLDLGPLSIGIAPLAGAAAWLLVTLLPAAAGRDIGTDTRHRARVSGGWTALVVVTLPGVLAAVGGGLTLLDALRLPPPSRLPVGAFDPAGGVAEGASGLGPVLAAAVLAGACAVIAAQRLAPVLERRAVPLTGAVPGTLPAAGPPAPLVAREPYLVAIGRACLPAAVVLAVAAAVTLLRPWSPLLLPAELLLAVVLVETARRAPHRPAPPAPPAPVGAVPLPGAVPPAATLSPPPFASVGAARPTVPLPSAPGGRAPRDAPWRATLVVAAFVQLAVLVTLSWVARPAVLVGAAALLLLLLRARTLVPAPVRGVLVGVGAAYAALALGSGLSWLGWDGFGVVGGTAVVALLAAAAVTLLPRVGRDTWLALLVVATVPAVLAVLAVTVDRTWWSAGAAGALLLLEGVLLDTRARPVPAWLRVLAAALVVPTVSVLVICAGAVLLPGSGSPVLLPVVAVLASGAAVAAVPVAARLRRRALDVPAEPARVALEVAAAGTAAVALLLAVLRAPTGADTVLVLCAVLAAGATVVAQRPDRHPVWWAAALLWSGVVWSALGWWGVGLVEAYTAPPAAAAVLVGSLLARRSAERWRPLVRSGTALLVTPTLLLALVGRDTGTRAAALLALAAVAVGSVLLADDEEAPAAPPTPAGRAWRVLTDATLVGAAVAALAGPVRAVHLAASTPAGPAGGDARLFGAALLWSLGGAVLLGLAGWQHSLRHAVRTTDRTRPGLPTEPSLRLRWALAPAVVAGTVGTLVAVRSSWAAVWTGWVVELLLLVLALTAVRADVRPGPRPGRPGHPGRPAAVVLPPGWFLWLAALAWAIGAWSTRLLRVEMFALPLGLTLTAMGFVALRPALRDLGGRPAGPAPRSSAGWPVGGRTSALTLTPGALATLGPSVLAIWTDPMTWRAVLVVVLALGFMLLGARELLRAPLVVGATTLPVAVLSVFAAQLGGTVSAGPWLLTLLAAGGLLLVLGIFAERRRSAQDARDEQPRVLR; translated from the coding sequence GTGGCGCGCCTGTTCGCGCTCGCGGGTGCGGGCCTGGTCGCGGCGGCGTTCGTCGTCCTCGCCTTCTTCCTGCTCGGCGACGCGCCCGCCGCCCGCGTGGTCGTCCTGCTGCTCACGACCGCGGGCGCCGCCGGTGGTGCGCTCGCCCTGCGCCGCGCGGGCGTCGTCGGGTCCGCGGAGGCGGTCGGCGGGCTGACCGCGGCGCTCGCCGTCGTCGACGCCTGGGTGGTCTCCGCGCTCGCCGGAGGACGCGCGCAGCCGCTCGTGCTCGGGTTCCTCCTGCTCGCCGTGGGCATCGGCCTGCCCGCAGCGGGGGTCGCCGCGCGGATCCGGTCCTGGACCGTGGCCGTGCTGGTGCTGCCCGCCGTGCCGCTGTGCGCCGCCGCCGCGGTGGGAGGCGGGTGGGCCTGGCACACCGGTCTGCTCGCCGCCGCCCTCGTCACCCTCGTCCGCGTGCCCTACCGGCGGGCGCTCGCGCAGCGGCTCGCGGTCCGCGGCGTCGTCGTCGACGGGGTGCTCGTCGCGCTCGCGGCCGTCCTGCTGCTCGCGGCGCTCGCCGTCGCCCCGGAGCTCCCGACGGCCGAGGGGTGGCCCGCCGGCGGACTCGCGACCGGGCTGCTGCTCGCCGCTGTGGTCGCGACGGTGCAGGCGCGAGCCGGCCAGGCGACGCCCTGGACCACGGCGGCCGGGGCGCTCGCCGTGCTCGCCGCGTCCGCCGCCCCCCTCGACCTCGGGCCGCTCAGCATCGGGATCGCACCGCTGGCCGGTGCGGCGGCGTGGCTGCTCGTGACGTTGCTGCCCGCGGCGGCCGGCCGGGACATCGGCACCGACACGCGGCACCGTGCCCGGGTGTCCGGCGGCTGGACGGCGCTGGTGGTCGTCACGCTGCCCGGCGTGCTCGCCGCCGTGGGGGGCGGGCTGACGCTGCTCGATGCGCTCCGGCTCCCGCCGCCCTCCCGGCTGCCGGTCGGAGCCTTCGATCCGGCCGGCGGCGTCGCGGAGGGCGCCTCCGGGCTCGGCCCGGTGCTCGCTGCCGCGGTGCTGGCCGGCGCGTGCGCGGTGATCGCGGCGCAGCGGCTCGCGCCGGTGCTCGAGCGGCGTGCGGTTCCGCTGACCGGGGCCGTCCCCGGGACGCTGCCCGCTGCCGGTCCGCCGGCGCCGCTCGTGGCGCGCGAGCCGTACCTGGTGGCGATCGGGCGGGCCTGCCTGCCCGCCGCCGTCGTGCTGGCCGTCGCCGCGGCGGTCACGCTGCTGCGGCCCTGGTCCCCGCTGCTGCTGCCCGCCGAGCTGCTGCTCGCCGTCGTCCTGGTCGAGACGGCGCGTCGGGCACCGCACCGACCCGCGCCGCCCGCGCCCCCGGCGCCGGTCGGCGCGGTGCCGCTCCCCGGTGCCGTGCCGCCCGCCGCCACCCTGTCGCCTCCGCCGTTCGCCTCCGTCGGCGCCGCGCGTCCGACGGTGCCGCTCCCGTCGGCACCGGGCGGCCGTGCCCCCCGGGACGCCCCGTGGCGGGCCACGCTGGTCGTGGCCGCCTTCGTGCAGCTCGCGGTCCTCGTGACGCTGAGCTGGGTGGCCCGCCCCGCGGTGCTGGTCGGCGCGGCGGCGCTCCTGCTGCTCCTGCTGCGCGCGCGCACGCTCGTGCCCGCGCCCGTCCGCGGTGTGCTCGTGGGTGTCGGAGCGGCGTACGCCGCGCTCGCGCTCGGGTCGGGGTTGTCGTGGCTCGGCTGGGACGGCTTCGGCGTGGTCGGCGGCACCGCAGTGGTCGCGCTCCTCGCCGCGGCCGCCGTGACACTGCTGCCTCGCGTCGGGCGCGACACCTGGCTGGCCCTGCTGGTGGTGGCGACCGTCCCGGCGGTGCTGGCGGTCCTCGCGGTCACCGTCGACCGGACGTGGTGGTCCGCGGGCGCCGCCGGTGCGCTGCTCCTGCTCGAGGGCGTCCTGCTGGACACCCGTGCGCGCCCGGTGCCCGCATGGTTGCGCGTGCTGGCGGCGGCCCTCGTGGTGCCGACGGTGTCGGTGCTGGTGATCTGCGCGGGGGCGGTGCTGCTGCCCGGGTCGGGGTCGCCGGTGCTGCTCCCGGTCGTCGCCGTGCTCGCCTCGGGGGCCGCCGTCGCAGCGGTACCCGTGGCCGCCCGTCTCCGCCGCCGCGCGCTCGACGTCCCGGCGGAACCCGCCCGTGTGGCGCTCGAGGTCGCGGCGGCGGGGACCGCAGCCGTCGCCCTGCTGCTCGCGGTGCTGCGGGCACCCACCGGGGCGGACACGGTCCTGGTGCTGTGCGCGGTCCTCGCCGCCGGGGCCACCGTCGTCGCGCAGCGGCCCGACCGGCACCCGGTGTGGTGGGCCGCGGCGCTGCTCTGGTCCGGTGTCGTGTGGTCGGCGCTCGGCTGGTGGGGAGTCGGCCTCGTGGAGGCGTACACCGCCCCGCCCGCGGCAGCGGCCGTGCTGGTCGGGTCCCTGCTGGCACGGCGATCGGCCGAGCGCTGGCGCCCCCTCGTCCGGTCCGGCACGGCGCTGCTCGTGACGCCGACCCTGCTGCTCGCGCTCGTCGGACGGGACACCGGGACGCGCGCGGCGGCGCTGCTGGCGCTCGCCGCCGTGGCCGTCGGGAGCGTGCTGCTCGCCGACGACGAGGAGGCACCGGCGGCCCCGCCGACACCCGCGGGGCGCGCGTGGCGGGTGCTCACCGACGCGACGCTGGTCGGCGCGGCGGTCGCGGCGCTCGCCGGCCCGGTGCGCGCGGTGCACCTCGCGGCGTCGACCCCGGCGGGACCGGCGGGAGGCGACGCCCGGCTGTTCGGCGCGGCGCTGCTGTGGTCGCTCGGCGGTGCCGTGCTGCTCGGCCTCGCCGGCTGGCAGCACAGCCTCCGGCACGCGGTGCGCACCACGGACCGGACACGTCCGGGCCTGCCGACGGAGCCCAGCCTGCGGCTGCGCTGGGCCCTGGCGCCGGCGGTCGTCGCGGGGACCGTCGGCACGCTCGTGGCGGTGCGCTCGTCGTGGGCGGCGGTGTGGACGGGGTGGGTCGTCGAGCTGCTGCTGCTCGTCCTCGCGCTGACCGCCGTCCGCGCCGACGTCCGGCCCGGTCCGCGCCCGGGCCGGCCGGGCCACCCGGGTCGACCGGCTGCGGTGGTCCTGCCGCCGGGGTGGTTCCTCTGGCTCGCTGCTCTCGCCTGGGCGATCGGTGCCTGGAGCACCCGGCTGCTGCGCGTGGAGATGTTCGCCCTGCCGCTCGGCCTCACCCTCACGGCCATGGGGTTCGTCGCGCTCCGTCCCGCGCTCCGGGACCTGGGTGGTCGGCCCGCCGGACCTGCGCCGCGCTCGTCGGCGGGCTGGCCGGTGGGAGGCCGGACGTCCGCGCTCACCCTGACGCCCGGGGCGCTCGCCACGCTCGGCCCGTCGGTGCTCGCGATCTGGACGGACCCGATGACCTGGCGGGCGGTCCTCGTCGTCGTGCTCGCCCTCGGGTTCATGCTGCTCGGTGCGCGCGAGCTCCTGCGGGCGCCCCTGGTGGTCGGCGCGACGACGCTGCCCGTCGCGGTGCTCAGCGTGTTCGCGGCACAGCTCGGCGGGACGGTCTCGGCCGGTCCGTGGCTGCTGACGCTGCTCGCCGCCGGCGGGCTGCTGCTCGTGCTCGGGATCTTCGCCGAACGCCGGCGGTCGGCCCAGGACGCCCGGGACGAGCAGCCCCGCGTCCTGCGCTGA
- a CDS encoding glycosyltransferase family 2 protein, whose amino-acid sequence MPQQTAPLDAPTTTTRTGRSRQRVAVVIPAKDESRRIAATVRSARAIPHVDLVLVVDDGSEDNTQHVAREAGAVVVRHSHNRGKASAMETGAAVVAMRDAPDRPPRLLLFIDGDLGDTAVNTAPLVPPVLEGTADVSIALLPPQPGAGGRGIVVGAARRAIQSMTGWTPTQPLSGMRCLTREAFEAATPLARGWGVETGMTIDLLRKGFVAVEVPCDLRHRPSGTDLRGQMHRAAQYRDVQLAVAARRLRTFASPRRAKG is encoded by the coding sequence CTGCCGCAGCAGACCGCCCCGCTCGACGCGCCGACGACCACCACCCGCACCGGGCGCTCCCGCCAGCGCGTCGCGGTCGTCATCCCGGCCAAGGACGAGTCCCGCCGGATCGCCGCGACGGTCCGTTCGGCCCGCGCGATCCCGCACGTCGACCTCGTGCTCGTCGTCGACGACGGCTCCGAGGACAACACGCAGCACGTCGCCCGTGAGGCCGGCGCGGTCGTCGTCCGGCACTCGCACAACCGCGGCAAGGCGTCCGCGATGGAGACCGGCGCCGCCGTGGTCGCGATGCGGGACGCCCCCGACCGGCCGCCGCGCCTGCTGCTCTTCATCGACGGCGACCTGGGCGACACCGCCGTGAACACCGCCCCGCTGGTGCCGCCGGTGCTCGAGGGCACCGCCGACGTGTCGATCGCGCTGCTGCCGCCGCAGCCCGGTGCCGGTGGCCGCGGCATCGTGGTCGGCGCCGCCCGCCGGGCCATCCAGTCGATGACCGGGTGGACGCCGACTCAGCCGCTCTCCGGCATGCGCTGCCTCACCCGGGAGGCGTTCGAGGCCGCCACGCCGCTCGCCCGCGGCTGGGGCGTGGAGACCGGCATGACGATCGACCTGCTCCGCAAGGGCTTCGTCGCGGTGGAGGTGCCGTGCGACCTGCGGCACCGGCCGTCCGGCACCGACCTGCGCGGGCAGATGCACCGCGCCGCGCAGTACCGCGACGTGCAGCTCGCCGTCGCCGCCCGTCGCCTGCGCACGTTCGCGTCGCCCCGCCGCGCCAAGGGCTGA
- the pgm gene encoding phosphoglucomutase (alpha-D-glucose-1,6-bisphosphate-dependent) → MDPRAGTPAQPSDLVDVDAMLAAYHDRRPDLDDPAQRVVFGTSGHRGSSLDGAFNEAHIVAITAAIVEYRRGQGTDGPLFIGRDTHGLSLPAWQTALEVLAAAGVEVRVDARDSWTPTPAVSHAILLHNGAATSEGVRASGPGLADGIVVTPSHNPPRDGGFKYNPPHGGPAGSEATSWIADRANELLAHGVDRVPRVSVDAALAADTTRKHDFLGAYVDDLVHVIDLDAIRSAGVRIGADPLGGASVEYWGAIAERYGLDLTVVNPRVDPQWSFMTLDWDGKIRMDCSSPSAMASLVTAMGGDAPFDIATGNDADSDRHGIVTPDAGLMNPNHYLAVAIRYLYSGARPGWPGDAAIGKTLVSSSLIDRVAGTLGRRLLEVPVGFKWFVPGLLDGSVGFGGEESAGASFLRTDGSVWTTDKDGIILALLASEILATTGRSPSQHHTELVGEFGRSWYARVDAPATLEQKATLGRLSPEQVTATTLAGEDITAKLTEAPGNGAAIGGLKVTTENAWFAARPSGTENVYKIYAESFVSPEHLAQVQEAAKDVVSDALG, encoded by the coding sequence ATGGACCCCCGCGCCGGAACCCCCGCCCAGCCCTCCGACCTGGTCGACGTCGACGCGATGCTCGCGGCGTACCACGACCGCCGCCCCGACCTCGACGACCCCGCGCAGCGCGTGGTGTTCGGCACGAGCGGCCACCGGGGGTCCAGCCTCGACGGGGCGTTCAACGAGGCGCACATCGTCGCGATCACGGCCGCGATCGTCGAGTACCGCCGCGGGCAGGGGACGGACGGTCCGCTGTTCATCGGGCGGGACACGCACGGCCTGTCGCTGCCGGCCTGGCAGACCGCGCTCGAGGTGCTCGCGGCCGCAGGGGTCGAGGTCCGGGTGGACGCGCGCGACTCCTGGACACCGACCCCGGCGGTCTCCCACGCGATCCTGCTCCACAACGGCGCCGCCACCTCGGAGGGCGTGCGGGCGAGCGGCCCCGGCCTGGCCGACGGCATCGTGGTCACGCCCTCGCACAACCCGCCGCGCGACGGTGGTTTCAAGTACAACCCCCCGCACGGCGGGCCCGCGGGCTCGGAGGCGACGTCCTGGATCGCGGACCGCGCCAACGAGCTCCTCGCCCACGGCGTGGACCGGGTGCCCCGCGTCAGCGTCGACGCCGCGCTCGCGGCCGACACCACCCGCAAGCACGACTTCCTCGGCGCGTACGTCGACGACCTGGTGCACGTGATCGACCTGGACGCCATCCGGTCGGCGGGCGTGCGGATCGGCGCGGACCCGCTCGGCGGGGCCTCGGTCGAGTACTGGGGGGCGATCGCGGAGCGCTACGGCCTGGACCTCACGGTCGTGAACCCGCGCGTCGACCCGCAGTGGTCGTTCATGACGCTCGACTGGGACGGCAAGATCCGGATGGACTGCTCGTCGCCGTCCGCCATGGCCTCGCTCGTGACGGCGATGGGCGGCGACGCGCCGTTCGACATCGCCACCGGCAACGACGCCGACTCCGACCGCCACGGCATCGTCACGCCGGACGCCGGGCTCATGAACCCGAACCACTACCTCGCGGTCGCGATCCGCTACCTGTACTCCGGCGCCCGCCCCGGCTGGCCCGGCGACGCGGCGATCGGCAAGACCCTCGTGTCCTCCTCGCTCATCGACCGGGTGGCGGGCACCCTCGGGCGCCGGCTCCTCGAGGTGCCCGTCGGCTTCAAGTGGTTCGTGCCCGGGCTGCTCGACGGCTCCGTCGGCTTCGGCGGCGAGGAGTCGGCCGGTGCGTCGTTCCTGCGCACCGACGGCTCCGTGTGGACCACCGACAAGGACGGGATCATCCTCGCGCTGCTGGCCTCGGAGATCCTCGCGACGACGGGCCGGTCGCCGTCCCAGCACCACACCGAGCTCGTCGGGGAGTTCGGGCGGTCCTGGTACGCGCGCGTCGACGCCCCGGCCACGCTCGAGCAGAAGGCCACGCTCGGCAGGCTCTCGCCCGAGCAGGTGACCGCGACGACGCTCGCCGGCGAGGACATCACCGCGAAGCTCACCGAGGCCCCCGGGAACGGCGCGGCGATCGGCGGGCTCAAGGTGACCACCGAGAACGCGTGGTTCGCGGCCCGCCCCTCCGGGACCGAGAACGTCTACAAGATCTACGCGGAGTCGTTCGTCAGCCCGGAGCACCTCGCGCAGGTCCAGGAGGCCGCGAAGGACGTCGTCTCGGACGCGCTCGGCTGA